A stretch of the Lolium perenne isolate Kyuss_39 chromosome 3, Kyuss_2.0, whole genome shotgun sequence genome encodes the following:
- the LOC127345321 gene encoding pentatricopeptide repeat-containing protein At1g31430 gives MSSPPPLALSILLSRLRGCSSSAASHALQCHALLLTSGHLAASPLRLSNLLLLALASASAASHADAVFARLPLPASRHPFPWNTLIRLHAAASPRKALAYFARMRRAAVDPDAYTFPAVLKACGCAVGLPLHAEAATRGLDRDLFTRNALLSFYCRIGDCRSGRKVFDDGARDLVSWNSMVAGYVGCGEVELAQELFDEMPCRDAFSWATMIDAYGKQSGGVDRARELFDQMPDRDLVCWNSMIDGYARQGRMGEARALFDEMPERNVISWSIVVDGYVRCGEPSEALELFRRMLRCGIRPDRVAAVGAVAACAQLGALEQGRWLHSYLEKKKVLFDVVVKTALMDMYMKCGRLDLATLIFESMPEKSVVTWNVMIVGLGTHSCGHDAVKLFYKMVSEGAPMDDLSVLAVLTACTHAGLISEGLTIFHRMSKDLGIDPKVEHYGALVDLLGRAGHLDQARHAIETMPMEPTPELWGSLLAACRSHRCVELAELAVERLASLGADDSGVYVLLSNIYADEGMWEGVMRIRRLMNAEGMKKDTGRSVIEVDGQINEFVNGGTSHPQKDEIYFMLWNLANMVAST, from the coding sequence ATGTCTTCTCCGCCTCCGCTCGCCCTCTCGATCCTCCTCTCCCGCCTCCGCGGCTGCAGCAGCAGCGCCGCCAGCCACGCGCTCCAGTGCCACGCCCTCCTCCTCACCTCCGGCCACCTCGCCGCCTCCCCGCTCCGCCTCtccaacctcctcctcctcgccctcgcctccgcctccgcggcctCCCACGCCGACGCCGTCTTCGCGCGCCTCCCGCTGCCCGCCTCCCGCCACCCCTTCCCCTGGAACACCCTCATCCGCCTCCACGCCGCCGCCAGCCCGCGCAAGGCCCTCGCCTACTTCGCGCGCATGCGCCGTGCCGCGGTGGACCCCGACGCCTACACCTTCCCCGCCGTGCTCAAGGCATGCGGCTGCGCCGTCGGGCTACCGCTGCACGCCGAGGCCGCGACGAGGGGCCTGGATCGCGACCTGTTCACGAGGAACGCGCTCCTCAGCTTCTACTGCAGGATCGGGGACTGCCGCTCCGGgcgcaaggtgttcgacgacggcGCGCGGGACCTCGTTTCCTGGAACTCCATGGTGGCCGGCTACGTTGGATGCGGCGAGGTGGAGCTCGCGCAGGAgctgttcgacgaaatgccgtGCAGGGACGCGTTCTCCTGGGCCACCATGATTGATGCCTACGGGAAGCAGTCCGGAGGCGTGGACCGTGCGCGCGAGCTGTTTGATCAGATGCCCGACAGGGATCTGGTGTGCTGGAACTCGATGATCGATGGGTATGCTAGGCAGGGGAGGATGGGCGAGGCGAGGGCGCTCTTCGACGAGATGCCTGAGAGGAACGTGATCTCGTGGAGCATCGTCGTTGATGGTTACGTTAGGTGCGGGGAGCCTTCGGAGGCTTTGGAGCTTTTCCGAAGGATGCTGAGGTGCGGTATTAGGCCTGATAGGGTCGCTGCGGTCGGGGCTGTCGCGGCGTGTGCGCAGCTGGGAGCTCTGGAGCAAGGCAGGTGGCTGCACTCTTACTTGGAGAAGAAGAAGGTTTTGTTCGATGTCGTGGTCAAGACAGCTCTAATGGACATGTACATGAAATGTGGCCGCTTGGATCTTGCCACGTTGATCTTCGAAAGCATGCCTGAAAAGAGCGTGGTTACCTGGAATGTGATGATTGTTGGGCTTGGAACTCATAGTTGCGGGCATGATGCTGTCAAGCTTTTCTACAAAATGGTGTCTGAAGGAGCACCAATGGATGATCTTAGTGTACTTGCCGTGCTGACTGCTTGCACACATGCTGGGTTGATCTCAGAGGGTTTAACGATATTTCATAGAATGAGCAAGGATCTTGGGATAGATCCTAAGGTTGAACATTATGGTGCATTAGTTGATCTCCTTGGCCGCGCTGGACATTTGGACCAGGCTAGGCACGCCATAGAGACAATGCCGATGGAACCAACTCCAGAACTATGGGGATCTCTTCTTGCTGCCTGCCGAAGCCATAGGTGTGTCGAGCTGGCTGAGCTGGCGGTTGAACGCCTAGCAAGTCTTGGAGCAGATGACTCCGGAGTCTATGTTCTTCTGTCCAATATATACGCTGATGAGGGAATGTGGGAGGGTGTCATGAGGATTAGGAGACTGATGAATGCTGAAGGGATGAAGAAGGACACTGGAAGGAGTGTGATTGAGGTGGATGGACAAATAAACGAGTTTGTGAACGGAGGCACTTCACATCCACAGAAGGACGAAATTTACTTCATGCTGTGGAATTTAGCTAACATGGTAGCATCTACTTGA